In Candidatus Paceibacter sp., the following are encoded in one genomic region:
- the pyk gene encoding pyruvate kinase, with protein KKTKIVATIGPVTSGEEKLTELLESGMNVMRINFSHGDFAEHQTKVNNGRKASKKTGIPLAIMQDLGGPKIRIGDFYKESITLKEGETFTLTTEKITGDEKRVYINYPLLPKEVKKGGYILLHDGKKKLQITDIKGSEVICKIIVGGDIKGRRGVNLPGAYLSVSSITEKDRKDLEFGIKNKVDYVALSFVRRPGDIIELREILKKAKLSAGIIAKIETPEAVENIEEIIKLADGIMVARGDLAIEVPAEDVPLIQKMIIEKCNRAGKPVITATQMLESMIKSPVPTRAEVSDVANAILDGTDAIMLSEETTLGDYPVEAVKMMSRIAERVEDDILHQKLTFSRKINSSRRKMASVDGEVSAQSALEEVTNAISGEAVDIARGVDAKFIVALSNSGFTARMISRFKPFQEILGMTPNKETYGKMVLSYGVNPVLIKKFKNLNEAMTIIKSHCLKNKLAGKGDKVVLVAGMPFGKSVGTNMVLVEKI; from the coding sequence CAAAAAAACAAAAATTGTGGCGACGATAGGGCCGGTCACTTCCGGCGAGGAAAAACTTACAGAGCTTTTAGAAAGCGGAATGAACGTAATGAGAATAAACTTCTCCCACGGCGATTTCGCCGAACACCAGACAAAAGTCAACAACGGGCGCAAGGCTTCCAAAAAAACCGGAATTCCGCTGGCGATAATGCAGGATTTGGGCGGGCCGAAAATCAGGATAGGCGATTTCTACAAAGAAAGCATCACCCTTAAGGAAGGCGAGACCTTCACCCTGACGACCGAAAAAATAACCGGCGACGAAAAAAGAGTTTACATAAACTATCCGCTTCTGCCCAAGGAGGTTAAAAAAGGCGGCTACATTCTTCTCCACGACGGCAAGAAAAAACTGCAGATAACGGACATCAAAGGCAGCGAGGTGATATGCAAAATCATCGTCGGCGGAGACATCAAGGGCAGAAGGGGCGTCAACTTGCCGGGCGCTTATCTTTCCGTAAGCTCAATTACGGAAAAGGACAGGAAAGATTTGGAATTTGGCATCAAAAATAAGGTTGATTACGTCGCCCTTTCTTTCGTCCGAAGGCCGGGTGACATCATCGAATTACGGGAAATTTTAAAGAAAGCCAAACTGTCGGCCGGAATAATCGCCAAGATAGAAACGCCGGAGGCGGTGGAAAACATTGAAGAAATAATAAAACTGGCCGATGGCATAATGGTGGCGCGCGGCGATCTGGCTATAGAAGTGCCGGCCGAGGACGTGCCGCTTATCCAGAAAATGATAATTGAGAAGTGCAACCGCGCCGGCAAACCGGTGATAACCGCCACCCAGATGCTGGAATCAATGATAAAATCTCCAGTTCCGACCAGGGCCGAGGTTTCCGACGTGGCCAACGCCATTTTGGACGGCACCGACGCGATAATGCTCTCGGAGGAAACGACTTTGGGCGATTATCCGGTGGAAGCGGTAAAAATGATGTCCCGCATAGCGGAAAGAGTGGAAGACGACATTTTGCACCAAAAACTGACTTTCAGCAGGAAAATTAATTCATCGCGGCGGAAAATGGCCAGCGTGGACGGCGAAGTTTCCGCGCAAAGCGCGCTGGAAGAAGTTACCAACGCCATCAGCGGAGAGGCGGTTGACATTGCCCGCGGAGTGGACGCCAAGTTCATCGTGGCTTTGAGCAACAGCGGTTTTACCGCCAGAATGATATCCAGATTCAAACCTTTCCAGGAAATTCTGGGAATGACTCCGAACAAAGAAACCTACGGCAAAATGGTTTTAAGCTACGGAGTGAATCCGGTGCTCATCAAAAAATTCAAAAATCTGAACGAAGCCATGACCATAATAAAAAGCCACTGCCTTAAAAACAAATTAGCGGGAAAAGGCGACAAAGTAGTTCTAGTGGCCGGAATGCCTTTCGGCAAATCCGTCGGCACCAACATGGTTTTGGTGGAAAAAATCTAG